TGGTGCCTGCAATGGCGATGACTTCGCCGGTTTTAACTTTGTCCCCTTGCTCTGCATTTAATGATTCGCAATGTTTGTAAACCGAAATCAATCCGTCGTTATGGCGCAGCAAAATCACGTTCCCGTTTGTGGGGGTCCAGTCGGCAAAAATCACCGAACCTGCCGCAATGGACTTGATCGGCGTATCTTTTGCCAAAGCGATATCCACCGCATAGTGTCGGTTTTTGATACTATATGGTTCTGTAACCATGCCTTTAACAGGGGAGAAAAGCACAGCGCCAGCCTTTGACGAAGCCTGCTCAAACAGGTTGTATTTGTCTTCCTGGGCAACTTCTTTGCGAAGCTTTAAGTCTGCCTCACCTGGTTCCATGTTGAGTTTTGTTTCGTCAAGCGTTTGGCCTGCCGTAATGGAATCTTTGTTGAGTTTGGCATAGTCTACGTCACCGGTAAGGATTTTCCTGAT
This genomic stretch from Flavobacterium pallidum harbors:
- a CDS encoding M23 family metallopeptidase — protein: MSDKRLKRQRIKKKLFTKNRLVILNEDTFEEIFSLRLTLMNVFVVASVGAVLIIFVTTYIIAFTPLREYIPGYASSQLKKDATELALKSDSLTNALKKNEAYITSIRKILTGDVDYAKLNKDSITAGQTLDETKLNMEPGEADLKLRKEVAQEDKYNLFEQASSKAGAVLFSPVKGMVTEPYSIKNRHYAVDIALAKDTPIKSIAAGSVIFADWTPTNGNVILLRHNDGLISVYKHCESLNAEQGDKVKTGEVIAIAGTTGEQSTGVHLHFELWKDGYPIDPSQFIEFE